The Flaviramulus sp. BrNp1-15 genome includes the window CTAACCCTAAAGAACCAGAAGGTATAGCCTCTACATCTACAATAGCAGAGTCACTCATTTTCATTACTGTTCCTTTTCCGTAGGCTTTATCTAGTTTGTCTAATGTAAGTTTTAATGCTTTTAATTTTGCTTCTTTTTCGTTGCTCATTTCTATTTGCTTTTCTAAAAAATTGTATGCTAAAATACTACATCTTTTGTCACAATACAATTTTATAACGCAACCTTTTCACACATTTTGCATCTTACAAATAAAGTGGAAAAACTTTGCTATGAAATTTTCCAAAAAAAGGTTTGAAAATAAGACTAACTCAAACTAATTTATAAAAGCACTTTAGTAAACATAAAGTGCTTTTTTTATGCAATACATTGCCTCATTGCTTTAAAATTGTACTTTTGCACTTTAATAATAGTCTTTAACCTTAAAAAATTAGTATAGCATGCAACTGTACAATAAATTAAGCGCAAAAGAAAGAGCAGAACTAATCGATAAAGCAGGAAAAAATCGATTAACACTTTCTTTTTATAAATATGCCAAAATTGGCAATCCTCAAATTTTTAGAGATCACTTATTCATTACTTGGAACGAATTAAATGTTTTAGGTAGGATTTATGTCGCTCACGAGGGAATTAATGGACAATTATCACTTCCAGCTGATCGTTTTAATGAATTTAAAAAACATTTAGATTCTATAGATTTCCTTAAAGGAATTAGGCTAAATATTGCTGTAGAGCAAGACAATAAATCTTTCTTAAAGCTAAAAGTTAAAGTGCGTCATAAAATTGTTGCCGATGGCTTAAATGACGATACTTTTGATGTTAGAAACAAAGGTGTTCATGTCAATGCAAAGAAATTCAATGAACTTATTGAAGATGACAAAACAGTTTTGGTAGATATGCGTAACCATTACGAAAGTGAAATAGGGCATTTTAAAAATGCTGTAACACCAGATGTTGATACATTTAGAGAATCTTTAGATATTATTGAAGATGATTTAAAAAATCACAAAGAAGATAAAAACTTGGTGATGTATTGTACTGGAGGTATACGTTGCGAAAAAGCCAGTGCCTATTTTAAACATAAAGGCTTCAAAAATGTGTATCAGTTAGAAGGTGGAATTATTGAATACACACGTCAGGTTAACGAAAAGAACCTTGAAAATAAGTTTTTAGGAAAGAATTTTGTTTTTGATGAAAGAAGAGCTGAAAAAATTAGCGACGATGTTATAGCTAATTGTCACCAATGCGGCAATCCTTTTGATGTGCATACCAATTGTGCTAACGAAGCTTGCCATTTACTCTTCATTCAGTGTGATGATTGCAAAGAGGAAATGAATAACTGTTGTTCTACAGCGTGTAAAGAAATACATGCATTGCCTTACGAAGAGCAAAAAGCACTTCGCAAGGGGCAAGGAAATAGTAACGATATTTTTAAAAAAGGTCGTGCAGATCATTTACCTTACAAAAAGGATTTGAGAAACATTTTTGATGTTTTAAAGAAAAAGTAGCACTTATTCTTATGCAGAAAATTGAATTAATGGCGCCAGCAGGGAATTTTGAGTCTTTGCAGGCTGCTTTAGATAACGGTGCTGACTCTATTTATTTTGGTGTAGAGCAACTTAACATGCGTGCACGTGCATCGATCAATTTCACCTTAGACGATTTATCGGAAATAGTAAAACGCTGTAACTCCAAAAATGTAAGAACGTATTTAACGTTAAACACTATTATTTACGACCACGATTTATCAATAGTAAAAACATTGATAAATAAAGCAAAAGAAGCAAATATCACAGCTGTTATAGCTATGGATCAGGCAGTAATAGCTATGGCGAGAGAAGTGGGAATGGAAGTGCATATTTCAACTCAAATCAATATTACTAATATTGAAACGGTTAAGTTTTATGCCTTGTTTGCAGATACCATGGTGCTTAGTCGAGAATTAAGCTTGCGTCAGGTTAAAAAAATAACTGAGCAAATAGAAAAAGAACAAATAAAAGGACCTTCAGGAAAACTAATTGAAATAGAAATATTTGGACACGGAGCTCTTTGTATGGCGGTTTCTGGAAAATGCTATATGAGTTTACATTCTCATAACTCATCTGCAAATAGAGGAGCATGCAAACAAAATTGCAGAAAGAAGTATACAGTTATAGATCAAGAAACTGGTTTTGAAATGGAGCTGGATAACGAGTACATAATGTCTCCAAAAGACTTATGTACTATTGATTTTTTAGATGAAATCGTAAATGCCGGAATTAAAGTTTTAAAAATTGAAGGTAGAGGAAGAGCGCCAGAATATGTAGCAAAAGTTATAAAATGTTATCGAGAAGCTATAGACAGTATTCAAGATGGTATATACAATAAAGAAGAAGTAATCTCATGGATGGAAACTTTAGAAACTGTTTACAATAGAGGGTTTTGGAGCGGCTACTATCTGGGGCAAAAACTAGGAGAATGGAGTAAAGGTTCTGGCTCTCATGCCACACAAAAGAAAGTTTATATTGGTAAAGGCAATCATTTTTTTCCAAAAGCAAATATTGGTGAATTTAAAATTGAGGCTTACAATATAAATGTAGGAGATGCCATTTTAATAACAGGACCAACCACTGGAGCAAAAGAGTTATTAGTTGAAGAAATGATGGTGAATGATAAAAAATTAAATGAAGGAAAAAAAGGCGACCTAGTAACCATCAAATTACCTTTTAGAATAAGGCAATCAGACAAACTCTATAAAATTGTAGAAAATAAAGTTGAAGCTTAATGGTGGTTATTACATTACAACGAAACAAGTGTATAGGCTGTAATTATTGTGTAGAAATGGCACCAAAACAATTTCAAATGTCTAAAAAAGACGGAAAATCAGTTTTGCTCAATTCAACTAATAAAAAAGGCTTTTTTACATTAAAATCTAACCAGTACAATATTTTAGAAGCTTCCGAAAACGCATCAAAAGCATGTCCGGTTAAAATAATTAGTGTAAAATTAGTTTAGTTTTAATGGTATATTTTCAATTTTATTGATAATTCAACATCTATTTTAAAGTAAGCATAATAATCTTATCTTTACCATTTAAATAATTTAAGAACCTCCTTTCGTTAAAGCTCTGGTTTTAATCGAAATCAATATATATAATTTATGGCTTGTGCAAGTTGCTCAACTAAAGATGGTCAACCAAAAGGCTGCAAAAATAATGGTACATGTGGAACAGATAGTTGTAATAAACTAACTGTTTTTGATTGGTTATCAAACATGTCACTTCCCAACGGAGAGAAACCCTTTAATTGGGTTGAGGTGCGTTATAAAAACGGCAGAAAAGAATATTATCACAATACGGAAAACTTAACACTAAGCATTGGCGATATTGTGGCAACACAAGCAAAAGCAGGTCATGATATAGGTATGGTTACCCTTACCGGGGAATTGGTGCGTGTGCAAATGAAGCGTAAAAATATCCCAGAAAATATTGAAGAAGCCTTAAAAATTTACCGAAAAGCAAGTCAGAAAGATATTGATATCTGGCAAACAGCGCGTGATAGAGAAGAACCTATGAAGGTTAAAGCGCGTCAATTTGCAATAGATTTGAAACTTCAAATGAAAATTTCAGATATCGAATTTCAAGGTGATGCTAGTAAAGCAACGTTTTATTACACTGCTGAAGAACGCGTAGATTTTAGAGAATTGATTAAAGTCTTTGCACGCGAGTTTAGAACCCGTATAGAAATGAAGCAAGTTGGGTTTCGTCAAGAAGCAGCAAGACTTGGTGGTATTGGTTCTTGTGGGCGTGAATTATGTTGTTCAACCTGGTTAACAGATTTTCGTTCGGTAAGTACATCGGCAGCACGTTATCAGCAATTATCATTAAACCCTCAAAAACTTGCAGGGCAATGCGGAAAACTAAAATGTTGTTTAAATTATGAGTTAGACACTTATCTAGATGCATTAAAAGATTTCCCTAAAACAGAAATAAAACTTCAAACAGAAAAAGGTACTGCAGTTTGTCAAAAAACGGATATTTTTAAAGGACACATGTGGTATGCGTATGAAGGCGAATGGATGAATTGGCACAAAATAACTACCCAACAAGCCAATGAAATTATAGAGCTAAACAAAAAAAACAAAAAGGTTGCTAGCCTTGAAGAATACGCATCAGATCTTACAGAAGATACTAAAACAGAGTTTGAAAACGTTGTAGGTCAAGATAGTTTAACACGTTTTGATAGTCCAAAACGTTCAAACAAACGTAAAAATAATAGAAGCCGAAACAAACGTAAGAATAACAATAAAAGAAAACCTCAAAAAACTAACAATGGTGCGAAGTAATATTAAGTTATTTCTTTTTATCTTTTCTTTTATAGGCTTAGTATCTTGTGATTCTAATCGTGTTTTCGATACCTATAAATCGGTTCCAAACAAATGGCATAAAGACTCTGTCATAACTTTTAAAGTAAATCCACCAGATTCTACTAATGCCTATAATTTATTTGTTAACTTAAGAAATACAAACGCTTATAAATACAATAATTTGTTTTTAATCGTAGAAATGGTTTTCCCACATGGAAAAACAGTTAAAGACACATTAGAGTATAGAATGGCAGAACCTAGCGGAAAGCTTTTAGGTACAGGTTATACAGATGTTAAGGAAAACAAGTTGTGGTATAAAGAACAGGTTGTTTTTGATGAAGCCGGAGAATACACAGTTAACATTCAACATGCTATGAGAGAAAATGGTAAGGTTAATGGTGTTGTAGAACTTGAAGGTGTAACAGATATTGGTTTTAGAATAGAAAATATTAATAAATAAATTGTCACATTAAGCATAGTCTAAGTGTTTTATAAATAGTACATGGCAACAAAAAAACAAGCAAAAACAGTTCAAGATTTTTCAAAATACATTCGTTGGTTTTGGATGATTTTTTTAGGTGGGATGTTAGCATTCTTGTTGGTGTTTTTATTAGCATCTTGGGGAGCATTGGGTGAAATGCCTGACCACACACAATTAGAAAACCCAAAAACCAATTTAGCAACAGAAATTATATCTTCTGATGGAAAAACCTTAGGAAAATTTTATTTTAAAGATAATAGAACACCTGTTAGTTATGATGATTTATCACCTTTTTTAGTAAATGCTTTAATTGCAACTGAAGACGCCCGTTTTCATAAGCACTCTGGTATTGATGCTCGTGGAACACTAAGAGCTTTTTTCTTTTTAGGAAGTCGTGGTGGAGCAAGTACCATTTCACAACAATTATCAAGGCAATTATTTGTTGGTGTTGCTTCTCCAAATACACTTAGTAGATTAACTCAAAAAATAAAAGAATGGGTCATAGCAATCCGTTTAGAACGCCAGTATACTAAAGAAGAAATTATAGCACAATACTTCAACATCTATGATTTTGGCAATAATGCCGATGGTATCCGTAGTGCTTCAAGTATTTATTTTGATAAAGAACCAAAAGATTTAAGTTTAAAAGAATCTGCAATGTTAGTGGGGATGTTTAAAAACTCTTCATTATATAACCCTAGAAGAAACCCAGTAGGTGTAAAAAACAGGCGAGATGTTGTTTTAGCTCAAATGTATAAATATGATTTTATAAATGAAACCGTTAAAGATTCACTTCAAAAAACAGAGTTAGATTTAAATTATACACCACAATCTCATCGTGATGGTATTGCAACTTATTTTAGAGGATATTTAGATGGTTTTATGAAAGAGTGGATTAAGAACAATCCTAAACCAGACGGAACTAAATGGAATTTGTATAACGATGGATTAAAAATCTACACCACCATAGATTCCCGTATGCAAAAATATGCTGAAGATGCTGTACAACAACACATGCCAAGGTTGCAAGCAGAGTTTTTTCATCAAAATACACCACAAAGGAATCCAACTGCACCTTTTTTAGAATTAGATCAAACAGAAATAAGGGATTTGTTAAACCGTTCGATGAAACAATCAGAACGATGGAGACATATGAAATATGATTTAAAGAAATCTGATAAAGAAATTGAAGAATCGTTTCATAAACCAGTACAAATGTCGGTTTTTGCATGGAAAGAAGGAAAAGCATCAGAGATAGACACTATTATGAAACCTATAGATTCTATGCGATATTATAAATCGTTTTTAAGAACGGGAATGATGTCAATGGACCCGCATACTGGACATGTAAAAGCGTGGGTTGGTGGTATGAACTATAGACATTTTCAATACGATATGGTTAAGCAAGGGAAACGTCAAATAGGTTCAACTTTTAAGCCTTTTGTTTATACAGCGGCTATAGATCAATTACATTATTCACCCTGTGATGAGTTTCCAGATGTTCCATTTTGTATTGAGGCGAATAAATTTGGAAACCCCGAAGAATGGTGTCCTAAAAATTCAGGTGGAAATTATGGAGGTAAAAGAACGTTAAAGAATGCTTTAGCCAACTCTGTAAATACCGTTACTGCTCAATTAATAGATAAAGTAGGGCCTCAAACGGTTGTAGATTTAGCTACAAAATTAGGCGTGGAGTCAGAAATGCTTCCAGTGCCATCTATTGCGTTAGGAACACCAGATATTAGTGTTTACGAAATGGTTGGGGCTTATGCTACATTTGCTAACCAAGGTGTATATACGAAACCAGTAATGGTAACAAATATCGAAGACAAAAACGGAACCATTCTATATCAATTTAAACCAGAAACACGTGATGTTTTAAGTGATGAAACTGCTTATGTAGCTGTAAAGCTTATGGAAGGTGTAACTCAAATAGGCTCAGGAGCTAGATTAAAACACACTTGGGCTGTAAATGTTCCGGAATACAAAGAGGTTATTACAGGTTATCCTTATGGACTTACAAACCCAATTGCAGGTAAAACAGGAACCACACAAAACCAAAGTGATGGATGGTTTATGGGCATGGTGCCAAATTTAGTTACAGGAGTTTGGGTTGGTGGTGAAGACAGAGCGGTGCATTTTAAAACTATTACTTACGGTCAAGGTGCAGCTATGGCATTACCAATTTGGGGATTATACATGAAAAGTTGTTATGAAGATGAAGAGTTAAATGTATCTAAAGAAGATTTCATCGAACCAAAAAACCTATCTATTAATATTGATTGTTCTAAAGCATCAGAGGCGGTTACAGATGATGAATCGGAGGATGATACTCCAGAAGATTTAGATTTCTCATAAAAAAATTTTTAAATCTTTTTTGCTAGCTCTACAAAAAACTCAACAGATTCTGGGTTTTTCATAGAATCAACATTTATAGATTTTTCAAAAGGCATTTTTAATAAAATCTTTTTAACAGGAGCTTCCATTTTTTTTCCGCTAATGGTGTATGGAATGTCTGGAACTTCTATAATTTCATCTGGAACATGTCTTGGAGAATATTCGGTTTTTAACTGAGTGTTTATTTGGGTTTTAATAGCATCGGTCAATTCTATTGACGGTTTCATTTTAACAAACAATGGCATGTAATGTCTACCGCCATCAAGCTCTAAATTCACAATTAAAGAATCTTCAATAGACTTAATTTTATTGATACTTCTATATATTTCTGCAGTACCAATCCTAATTCCATGTCGGTTTAAAGTAGCATCCGATCTTCCATAAATAATAATGCCGTTGGTTTTAGAGTTTATTTTTATAAAATCGCCATGTCTCCATTTTCCTGGAAAATGTTCAAAATAACTTGACTTATAGCGTTTGTTGTTTTCGTCGTTCCAAAAATAAATAGGCATTGAGGGCATAGGTTTATCTATAACCATTTCACCTAATTCGTCTTGAACAGAATTTTCGTTATCATCATAGGCATATAAGGAAACGCCTAAGGCCCTACATTGTATTTCGCCAGAATGAACCCCATAAAAAGGTGTGCCGCCAACAAAAGCAGTACAAACATCGGTACCACCTGCCATAGAGCATAACCATACATCTGTTTTTATACTATTATAAACATATTCAAAAGCTTCAAAAGGTAAAGGAGCTCCAGTTGAGCTTATTGAGCGAACGGTATTTAAGTTAAAGTGCTTTTTAGGTTCTATTTTGTTTTTCATACTGGCTACCAAAAACGGAGCGCTTGTTCCAAAATGATTGATTTTCATGTCATCTGATAAGTCCCAGAGCTTATTAAAATCAGTGTAAGTTGGGCTACCATCATAAAGTACAATAGTTGCTCCCATCAATAGAGCAGATTGTAAAAAATTCCACATCATCCAACCTGTAGTAGTATACCAAAAATAACGTTCGCCTTGGTGGACATCGTTATGGAAAGCCATATATTTTAAATGTTCCAGTAAAATACCTCCATGAGAATGTACTATGGCTTTTGGAAGCCCTGTTGTACCCGACGAATACAATACCCAAATAGGATGGTTAAAATCTACAGGTTCGAAAACCAATTCTTTTGCTTTTGTATTTAAAACTATATTGATGTTAATATATTCTTTGGGAAAAGCCGATGTGTTATTTTTTTTCAAATAAGGCAAGACAATAACTTTTTCTAAAGTTGGAAGTGCTTTAGCAATATTAATGGCAACCGTTGTTTTATCGTAGGGTTTACCATTATAAGAATAGCCATCTACAGTAATAAAGACTTTTGGTTTAATTTGTTCAAATCGGTCTATAACACTTTCGGTTCCAAAATCTGGTGATGTGCTAGACCAAATGGCTCCAATAGAATTTACTGCTAGAAAAGATATAGTTGCTTCAGGTACATTGGGTAAAAATGCAACAACTCTATCGCCTTTAGTAACACCAATAGACTTTAAATATGTTGCCATGGATGCCACTTTCTCTTTTAATGCATTCCATGATAATTCTGAATATTCCCCTTGTTCATTATTAAAAATAATAGCAGGTTCGTTGTTGAGGTTATGTCTAAATATATGTTCTGCATAGTTTAGTTTTGCACCATTAAACCATTTAAAATCTGGCATTGTGGTCATATTTAAAACAGAATCATAATCATTATGGGAGATGATATTAAAATACTTCCAAATGCTTTCCCAAAAATCTGTTATGTTATTAACCGACCATTTCCATATATCCTCATAAGTGTTAAAATGAAGATTATGGTTTTGGGCTAACCAATTTTTATAATGAAATAAATGGCTATGCTCTTTGAAAGATTTTGAGCCTTCCCATAATTTGTTGTCAGACATTTTTAAAAAATTTAGGAGGTTTAAAGATAGACATTCTCTAAATAAAATGTAGAGGTATTGTTAGCCGAAATTTTTGTTTTAAGTTTAATTCAACCCATTTTCTATGATAGAAAAAGCATTAAAATGTTAAAATTATTTACACTTTGTCGAATTTTTATGTTTTTAAACCGATAAATTAAAAAAAGTTAGCATCTTAGTACTCCTCAAAGAAACCAAATTTAATAATAGATTTCCCCCAAATCTAAACCTAAATTTTAAACTTATGAATATTGCAACAAATCTACCTGAACAACCTACTAATGATGAAAGCAAATTCAAAGAAACTGTAAAAGAGAACTTACGATTTTTAAAGAGTTTGTTTTACCTAACAAAAAAAATATTCATGCTATAACCCTTTGGGAATAGCATGGATTAACTTTTTTGTGTAATCTTTTTTAGGACTGTTATAGATAACATCAGCGTCGTCTAATTCTTCTATTTTACCTTTATTCATTACGAGTAATTGGTCAGACATGTATTTAACAACTGCCAAATCGTGTGAAATGAAAATATAGGTAAAGCCAAAATCTGTTTTTAACTCGTTAAGAAGATTTAAAACTTGTGCTTGAACGGATATGTCTAGTGCAGAAACCGATTCGTCACAAACTATTAATTTAGGTTGTAATGCAATGGTTCTGGCAATGCCAATACGTTGCCTTTGTCCGCCAGAAAATTCATGAGGATATCTGTTAAAATAATCTTCAGATAACCCTACACGATTTAAAATATGTATTACTTTTTCCTTTCTTTCCTTATCGGAATTATAAAGATTATGAACTTGCATGGGTTCCATAATTGCTTTACCAACAGAAATTCTTGGGTTTAATGAAGAATAAGGATCCTGAAAAATAATTTGAATATCTTTTCTAAGTGTTCTAGTTTCAGTTTTAGATAATTTGGTAATATCGATACCGTTATATAATATTTTTCCCGCTGTAGCTTTGTCTAATTGCAGAATAGCATTTCCAAGTGTAGATTTACCACAGCCAGATTCACCCACAAGACCTAAAGTTTCTCCTTCATATAATTTAAAACTTACATCATTAACAGCTTTAAACGTTTGTGGTTTAGTAAAAAAACCTGTTTTTGAAAAATATTCTTTTTCAATATTTATAACTTCTAATAAAGGCTTTTTTGCATATAGTTTCTCGTGATTTTCTTCACGCTGTTTAGGTGTAATAATTTCATTTGAGATGGAATCATTTAAAAAATCTTGTATAGTTGGTAAGGTTTTTA containing:
- a CDS encoding rhodanese-related sulfurtransferase, with protein sequence MQLYNKLSAKERAELIDKAGKNRLTLSFYKYAKIGNPQIFRDHLFITWNELNVLGRIYVAHEGINGQLSLPADRFNEFKKHLDSIDFLKGIRLNIAVEQDNKSFLKLKVKVRHKIVADGLNDDTFDVRNKGVHVNAKKFNELIEDDKTVLVDMRNHYESEIGHFKNAVTPDVDTFRESLDIIEDDLKNHKEDKNLVMYCTGGIRCEKASAYFKHKGFKNVYQLEGGIIEYTRQVNEKNLENKFLGKNFVFDERRAEKISDDVIANCHQCGNPFDVHTNCANEACHLLFIQCDDCKEEMNNCCSTACKEIHALPYEEQKALRKGQGNSNDIFKKGRADHLPYKKDLRNIFDVLKKK
- a CDS encoding peptidase U32 family protein translates to MQKIELMAPAGNFESLQAALDNGADSIYFGVEQLNMRARASINFTLDDLSEIVKRCNSKNVRTYLTLNTIIYDHDLSIVKTLINKAKEANITAVIAMDQAVIAMAREVGMEVHISTQINITNIETVKFYALFADTMVLSRELSLRQVKKITEQIEKEQIKGPSGKLIEIEIFGHGALCMAVSGKCYMSLHSHNSSANRGACKQNCRKKYTVIDQETGFEMELDNEYIMSPKDLCTIDFLDEIVNAGIKVLKIEGRGRAPEYVAKVIKCYREAIDSIQDGIYNKEEVISWMETLETVYNRGFWSGYYLGQKLGEWSKGSGSHATQKKVYIGKGNHFFPKANIGEFKIEAYNINVGDAILITGPTTGAKELLVEEMMVNDKKLNEGKKGDLVTIKLPFRIRQSDKLYKIVENKVEA
- a CDS encoding ferredoxin, whose translation is MVVITLQRNKCIGCNYCVEMAPKQFQMSKKDGKSVLLNSTNKKGFFTLKSNQYNILEASENASKACPVKIISVKLV
- a CDS encoding regulatory iron-sulfur-containing complex subunit RicT, which gives rise to MACASCSTKDGQPKGCKNNGTCGTDSCNKLTVFDWLSNMSLPNGEKPFNWVEVRYKNGRKEYYHNTENLTLSIGDIVATQAKAGHDIGMVTLTGELVRVQMKRKNIPENIEEALKIYRKASQKDIDIWQTARDREEPMKVKARQFAIDLKLQMKISDIEFQGDASKATFYYTAEERVDFRELIKVFAREFRTRIEMKQVGFRQEAARLGGIGSCGRELCCSTWLTDFRSVSTSAARYQQLSLNPQKLAGQCGKLKCCLNYELDTYLDALKDFPKTEIKLQTEKGTAVCQKTDIFKGHMWYAYEGEWMNWHKITTQQANEIIELNKKNKKVASLEEYASDLTEDTKTEFENVVGQDSLTRFDSPKRSNKRKNNRSRNKRKNNNKRKPQKTNNGAK
- a CDS encoding gliding motility lipoprotein GldH encodes the protein MVRSNIKLFLFIFSFIGLVSCDSNRVFDTYKSVPNKWHKDSVITFKVNPPDSTNAYNLFVNLRNTNAYKYNNLFLIVEMVFPHGKTVKDTLEYRMAEPSGKLLGTGYTDVKENKLWYKEQVVFDEAGEYTVNIQHAMRENGKVNGVVELEGVTDIGFRIENINK
- a CDS encoding transglycosylase domain-containing protein, with amino-acid sequence MATKKQAKTVQDFSKYIRWFWMIFLGGMLAFLLVFLLASWGALGEMPDHTQLENPKTNLATEIISSDGKTLGKFYFKDNRTPVSYDDLSPFLVNALIATEDARFHKHSGIDARGTLRAFFFLGSRGGASTISQQLSRQLFVGVASPNTLSRLTQKIKEWVIAIRLERQYTKEEIIAQYFNIYDFGNNADGIRSASSIYFDKEPKDLSLKESAMLVGMFKNSSLYNPRRNPVGVKNRRDVVLAQMYKYDFINETVKDSLQKTELDLNYTPQSHRDGIATYFRGYLDGFMKEWIKNNPKPDGTKWNLYNDGLKIYTTIDSRMQKYAEDAVQQHMPRLQAEFFHQNTPQRNPTAPFLELDQTEIRDLLNRSMKQSERWRHMKYDLKKSDKEIEESFHKPVQMSVFAWKEGKASEIDTIMKPIDSMRYYKSFLRTGMMSMDPHTGHVKAWVGGMNYRHFQYDMVKQGKRQIGSTFKPFVYTAAIDQLHYSPCDEFPDVPFCIEANKFGNPEEWCPKNSGGNYGGKRTLKNALANSVNTVTAQLIDKVGPQTVVDLATKLGVESEMLPVPSIALGTPDISVYEMVGAYATFANQGVYTKPVMVTNIEDKNGTILYQFKPETRDVLSDETAYVAVKLMEGVTQIGSGARLKHTWAVNVPEYKEVITGYPYGLTNPIAGKTGTTQNQSDGWFMGMVPNLVTGVWVGGEDRAVHFKTITYGQGAAMALPIWGLYMKSCYEDEELNVSKEDFIEPKNLSINIDCSKASEAVTDDESEDDTPEDLDFS
- a CDS encoding acetoacetate--CoA ligase, with translation MSDNKLWEGSKSFKEHSHLFHYKNWLAQNHNLHFNTYEDIWKWSVNNITDFWESIWKYFNIISHNDYDSVLNMTTMPDFKWFNGAKLNYAEHIFRHNLNNEPAIIFNNEQGEYSELSWNALKEKVASMATYLKSIGVTKGDRVVAFLPNVPEATISFLAVNSIGAIWSSTSPDFGTESVIDRFEQIKPKVFITVDGYSYNGKPYDKTTVAINIAKALPTLEKVIVLPYLKKNNTSAFPKEYININIVLNTKAKELVFEPVDFNHPIWVLYSSGTTGLPKAIVHSHGGILLEHLKYMAFHNDVHQGERYFWYTTTGWMMWNFLQSALLMGATIVLYDGSPTYTDFNKLWDLSDDMKINHFGTSAPFLVASMKNKIEPKKHFNLNTVRSISSTGAPLPFEAFEYVYNSIKTDVWLCSMAGGTDVCTAFVGGTPFYGVHSGEIQCRALGVSLYAYDDNENSVQDELGEMVIDKPMPSMPIYFWNDENNKRYKSSYFEHFPGKWRHGDFIKINSKTNGIIIYGRSDATLNRHGIRIGTAEIYRSINKIKSIEDSLIVNLELDGGRHYMPLFVKMKPSIELTDAIKTQINTQLKTEYSPRHVPDEIIEVPDIPYTISGKKMEAPVKKILLKMPFEKSINVDSMKNPESVEFFVELAKKI
- a CDS encoding ABC transporter ATP-binding protein, whose product is MSSILKIENLSISFGENEVIHNISYNLYKNEILGLVGESGSGKSVSSLAVLGLLPRRVSKINQGSIIFNDHDLTQLSSKAFQNIRGNKIAMIFQEPMSSLNPSMTCGKQVQEILLQHTKLSKRETKEESLLLFEKVKLPDANRVFNAYPHEISGGQKQRVMIAMAIACKPDILIADEPTTALDVTVQKDIISLLKELQAETKMSIIFITHDLALISEIADRVLVMYKGDIVEQGTVTSIFKNPVHNYTKALINSRPSLNTRLKTLPTIQDFLNDSISNEIITPKQREENHEKLYAKKPLLEVINIEKEYFSKTGFFTKPQTFKAVNDVSFKLYEGETLGLVGESGCGKSTLGNAILQLDKATAGKILYNGIDITKLSKTETRTLRKDIQIIFQDPYSSLNPRISVGKAIMEPMQVHNLYNSDKERKEKVIHILNRVGLSEDYFNRYPHEFSGGQRQRIGIARTIALQPKLIVCDESVSALDISVQAQVLNLLNELKTDFGFTYIFISHDLAVVKYMSDQLLVMNKGKIEELDDADVIYNSPKKDYTKKLIHAIPKGL